A region from the Lolium perenne isolate Kyuss_39 chromosome 4, Kyuss_2.0, whole genome shotgun sequence genome encodes:
- the LOC127346717 gene encoding F-box protein At5g03100-like: MLPEPQAAARIYQKMSGGDLFDALPDELLNHVLSFLPSREAVNSSLVFRRWRHLWRSTPAIRVRGKGNDFRFFVNSLIVHRDTLPLHSFDIDADGLVIQPDPPYNDPDYEYEGWRGEVDRHMDLWVSYALSADRRARLLKVRLEDDWVPWLPRSDLAFASLHLTTVHLDAVCLFDGLLDFSRCPALQSLALVRCRLRGDTLASASLERLALVQCQSDETMFFDTDCSDERLCIGVSTPRLRLMEISEYYEQEQFLEMMPWLTEDNIRCFS, from the exons ATGTTGCCAGAACCGCAGGCCGCAGCACGGATCTATCAAAAAATGAGCGGCGGCGACCTATTCGACGCGCTGCCGGATGAGCTCCTGAACCACGTGCTCTCCTTCCTGCCGTCGCGGGAGGCCGTAAACTCATCCCTCGTCTTCCGCCGCTGGCGTCACCTCTGGAGATCCACCCCCGCCATTCGCGTCCGCGGCAAGGGCAACGACTTCCGGTTCTTCGTCAACAGCCTGATCGTCCACCGCGACACGCTGCCGCTGCACTCGTTCGACATCGACGCCGACGGCCTGGTGATACAACCGGATCCGCCGTACAACGACCCTGACTACGAGTACGAAGGCTGGCGCGGCGAGGTCGACCGCCACATGGACCTTTGGGTCAGCTACGCGCTGTCCGCAGATCGCCGCGCCCGCTTACTGAAGGTCCGTTTGGAGGACGACTGGGTACCTTGGCTGCCGCGGTCTGACTTGGCGTTCGCCTCCCTGCACCTCACGACGGTGCATCTCGACGCCGTCTGCCTCTTCGACGGCCTCCTCGACTTCTCGCGCTGCCCGGCGCTGCAGAGCCTCGCCCTCGTGCGCTGCCGCCTTCGGGGCGATACCCTCGCGTCGGCTTCGCTCGAGCGCCTGGCCCTCGTCCAATGCCAATCTGACGAGACGATGTTTTTCGATACGGATTGCTCAGACGAGAGGCTGTGTATTGGCGTCTCCACGCCGAGGCTCCGTTTAATGGAGATATCTGAATACTACGAACAGGAACAGTTCCTCGAGATGATGCCATGGCTGACGGAGGACAACATTCG GTGCTTTTCTTGA